Proteins encoded together in one Hymenobacter monticola window:
- a CDS encoding diadenylate cyclase, giving the protein MWEHQSLFRVSAQLFAEGVFNLLDRNLRPEVFLLGFASAKEADEPEAVVVEPPTARYVPADFREVKNNAAALEADTGPQGSVYHLHPNDHDRFEKQHWYELVCRATETTLNAITTERHENRRSFCSVPVSLQGYLVTVVLQLSADCYDGYYALPKPGSGRPANLPHAAVMEFLHDCGRALREADTADNDQPVLDRDYNELLRSAGRRLMLRVAPAGTHGLYDACNGVAALRHEGDEGIGTMLISRRLHPAIVPVLTLETPVPMRDHRSIRKLLELSEGHTALISDASHVFGLGQLVPQSDSQFEPLVTVHFTNHYSWEMSHAGQVLMRVVSNTPRLPQGRVAAENFARVVRIVFPNLDVDSTDYLWDLAQKATTQPNGTILVITTGAAQEAQRLARQCFRVVPRIMTPSVLRLVTNIDGAVLIEPNGMCHAIGAILDGLATEKGDSSRGSRYNSALRYAHSSKYPVLAVVVSEDGWIDLLPS; this is encoded by the coding sequence ATGTGGGAACACCAAAGTTTGTTTCGCGTTTCGGCCCAACTCTTTGCGGAGGGGGTATTTAACCTGCTCGACCGCAACCTGCGGCCCGAGGTTTTCCTTCTGGGCTTTGCTTCCGCCAAAGAAGCCGACGAGCCCGAAGCCGTGGTGGTGGAGCCCCCCACGGCGCGCTACGTGCCGGCCGATTTTCGGGAGGTAAAAAACAACGCCGCCGCCCTCGAGGCCGACACCGGACCGCAGGGCTCGGTGTACCACCTGCACCCCAACGACCACGACCGGTTTGAGAAGCAGCACTGGTACGAGCTGGTGTGCCGCGCCACCGAAACCACGCTCAACGCCATCACAACCGAGCGCCATGAAAACCGCCGCTCCTTCTGCTCGGTGCCGGTGAGTTTGCAGGGCTACCTCGTGACGGTGGTGCTGCAGCTCTCGGCCGACTGCTACGACGGCTACTACGCGCTGCCCAAGCCCGGCAGCGGCCGCCCCGCCAACCTGCCCCACGCCGCGGTGATGGAGTTTCTGCACGACTGCGGCCGCGCCCTGCGCGAGGCCGACACCGCCGACAACGACCAGCCCGTGCTCGACCGCGACTACAACGAGCTGCTGCGCTCGGCCGGGCGCCGGTTGATGCTGCGCGTGGCGCCGGCCGGCACCCACGGCCTGTACGACGCCTGCAACGGCGTAGCTGCCCTGCGCCACGAGGGCGACGAAGGCATTGGTACCATGCTGATTAGCCGGCGCCTGCACCCGGCCATCGTGCCCGTGCTCACGCTCGAAACGCCCGTGCCCATGCGCGACCACCGCTCCATTCGCAAGCTGCTGGAGCTGAGCGAGGGCCACACGGCCCTGATTTCGGACGCCTCGCACGTGTTTGGCCTGGGCCAGCTGGTGCCGCAGTCCGACTCGCAGTTTGAGCCGCTGGTGACGGTGCATTTCACCAACCACTACAGCTGGGAAATGAGCCACGCCGGCCAGGTGCTGATGCGCGTGGTGAGCAACACGCCGCGCCTGCCCCAGGGCCGCGTGGCGGCCGAGAACTTCGCCCGCGTGGTGCGCATCGTGTTTCCCAACCTTGATGTGGACAGCACCGACTACCTCTGGGACCTGGCCCAGAAAGCCACCACCCAGCCCAACGGCACCATCCTCGTCATCACCACCGGGGCGGCGCAGGAGGCCCAGCGCCTGGCGCGGCAGTGCTTCCGGGTGGTGCCGCGCATCATGACGCCCTCGGTGCTGCGCCTCGTCACCAACATCGACGGGGCGGTGCTCATCGAGCCCAACGGCATGTGCCACGCCATCGGTGCCATCCTCGACGGCCTGGCCACCGAGAAGGGTGATTCCTCGCGCGGCTCGCGCTACAATTCAGCCCTGCGCTACGCCCACAGCAGCAAATACCCCGTGCTGGCCGTGGTGGTGAGCGAAGACGGCTGGATTGACTTGCTGCCCAGTTGA
- a CDS encoding cation:proton antiporter — protein MGPYTILIGLSLAVLLSYVFDLAARATKVPSVLLLLLSGIALSQAATYWGVAVAVPPVMLQLFGIVGLILIVLEGSLDLRLTRDKAPLIRRSFLAAVLIMGVQVAAIAALLHFYVGARWQSCLLNAVPLAVVSSAVAIPSVAGLGGAKQEFIIYESTFSDIVGIMLFNFILQDDFAQGWSIVTFGRDVLAVAVVAVLSTALLAWLLGRLRSHVKFFLLFAFLVLIYSIAKKLHLSSLVLVLAFGLAVNNADQLLKHPLLRRFLHPEQLAGELHQLKSITAESAFLIRTFFFLLFGYSITLSNLVSVSLLLQGALIVGVLTLVRYVYLRYVAKTDLIPELFIAPKGLISVLLFYSIPSRLLIGEVSENMLFVVILLTGLLMMVGLQLARKAPELGEY, from the coding sequence ATGGGACCTTATACCATTCTTATCGGCCTGAGCTTAGCGGTTCTGCTGTCGTACGTGTTCGATTTGGCCGCACGGGCTACCAAGGTGCCGTCGGTGCTGCTATTGCTCCTTTCCGGCATCGCCCTGAGCCAGGCTGCTACCTACTGGGGCGTGGCCGTGGCCGTGCCGCCGGTGATGCTGCAACTATTCGGCATCGTGGGCCTCATCCTCATCGTGCTGGAAGGCTCCCTCGACCTGCGCCTCACCCGCGACAAGGCCCCGCTCATCCGGCGCTCGTTTCTGGCGGCGGTGCTCATCATGGGGGTGCAGGTAGCGGCCATTGCGGCGCTGCTGCACTTTTACGTGGGCGCCCGCTGGCAAAGCTGCCTGCTCAACGCCGTGCCGCTGGCCGTGGTGAGCAGCGCCGTGGCCATCCCCAGCGTGGCCGGCCTCGGCGGCGCCAAGCAGGAATTCATTATCTACGAAAGCACGTTTTCCGACATCGTGGGCATTATGCTGTTCAACTTCATCTTGCAGGATGATTTCGCGCAGGGCTGGTCCATTGTCACCTTCGGGCGCGACGTGCTGGCCGTGGCTGTGGTGGCCGTGCTCAGCACCGCGCTGCTCGCCTGGCTGCTGGGACGGCTGCGCTCGCACGTAAAGTTCTTTTTGCTGTTTGCCTTTCTGGTGCTCATCTACAGCATTGCCAAGAAGCTGCACCTTTCGTCGCTGGTGCTGGTGCTGGCCTTCGGCCTGGCCGTCAACAACGCCGACCAACTCCTCAAGCACCCGCTGCTGCGCCGTTTCCTGCACCCCGAGCAGCTGGCCGGCGAGTTGCACCAGCTTAAAAGCATCACCGCCGAATCGGCTTTCCTAATACGCACGTTTTTCTTCCTGCTCTTTGGCTACTCCATCACGCTGAGTAACTTAGTTAGCGTAAGCCTGCTGCTGCAGGGTGCCCTCATTGTGGGCGTACTCACGCTGGTGCGCTACGTGTACCTGCGCTACGTGGCCAAAACCGACCTCATTCCCGAGCTGTTCATCGCGCCCAAAGGCCTCATTTCCGTGCTGTTATTTTACAGCATCCCGTCCCGCCTGCTCATTGGCGAAGTGAGCGAAAACATGCTCTTCGTCGTCATTCTGCTCACCGGCCTGCTCATGATGGTGGGCTTGCAACTGGCCCGCAAAGCGCCGGAGCTGGGGGAGTACTGA
- a CDS encoding BaiN/RdsA family NAD(P)/FAD-dependent oxidoreductase: MHKPLGEVAIIGGGPAGLMAAQRLAEGGVAVRVFEAQGTVGRKFLVAGHGGFNLSNAEDLTSFASRYGAEETRFQSLLSHFSPADLRAWAADLGIETFVGTSGRIFPVAAHKPADLLRAWLGRLRGLGVEIHTRHRWLGFAGASGLRLREEASGREFTIEPAATVLALGGASWAKTGSDGAWVPLLQEIGVPVVPFAPANCGAEVAWSDFFKAKVGRAPLKNISLRVHDGPAVRGEIMLTDYGVEGTPVYALTPQVRQALQSNGPATLLLNLKPDLAPAALLAKLQQRRGAASLPDFLRKTLSLAPPVPTLLRELAPTASAGNPEELAALLTAVPLPISGLRPLDEAISTAGGIGFEALNEHLMLRQRPGTFVAGEMLDWEAPTGGYLLQGCFSTGAWAAQGVLRHLQ; encoded by the coding sequence ATGCATAAGCCTTTGGGCGAAGTGGCCATTATCGGGGGCGGGCCGGCCGGGCTCATGGCCGCCCAGCGCCTGGCCGAGGGCGGCGTAGCCGTGCGCGTATTCGAAGCCCAGGGCACCGTGGGGCGCAAGTTTCTGGTGGCCGGGCACGGCGGCTTCAACCTGAGCAACGCCGAGGACTTGACCAGTTTCGCCAGCCGCTACGGCGCGGAAGAAACCCGCTTCCAGTCGTTGCTCAGCCATTTCTCTCCCGCCGACCTGCGCGCCTGGGCGGCAGACTTAGGCATTGAAACCTTTGTGGGCACCAGCGGCCGCATCTTCCCGGTGGCCGCCCACAAGCCGGCCGATTTGCTGCGCGCCTGGCTGGGAAGATTGCGCGGGTTGGGCGTGGAAATCCATACCCGGCACCGCTGGCTGGGCTTCGCCGGCGCCAGCGGGCTGCGCCTGCGCGAGGAGGCATCCGGCCGGGAGTTCACCATCGAGCCCGCCGCCACGGTGCTGGCGCTGGGCGGCGCCAGCTGGGCCAAAACCGGCTCCGACGGCGCCTGGGTGCCGCTGCTGCAGGAGATAGGCGTGCCCGTCGTCCCTTTTGCGCCGGCCAATTGCGGTGCGGAAGTGGCGTGGTCAGACTTTTTCAAAGCGAAGGTGGGCCGGGCTCCGCTCAAAAACATCAGCCTGCGGGTGCATGATGGCCCCGCGGTACGCGGCGAAATCATGCTCACCGACTACGGCGTGGAGGGTACGCCGGTGTACGCCCTCACGCCGCAGGTGCGCCAAGCGCTGCAAAGCAACGGCCCGGCCACCCTGTTGCTGAATCTAAAACCCGACCTGGCCCCAGCCGCGCTATTGGCCAAGCTGCAGCAGCGGCGCGGCGCGGCTTCCTTGCCCGATTTTCTGCGCAAAACCCTGAGTCTGGCCCCGCCAGTCCCTACCCTGCTGCGCGAATTGGCGCCTACGGCTTCGGCGGGCAACCCGGAAGAGCTGGCGGCCCTGCTCACGGCGGTGCCACTGCCCATTAGCGGCTTGCGCCCTTTAGACGAGGCCATTTCCACCGCTGGCGGCATCGGGTTTGAGGCTCTGAACGAGCACCTGATGCTGCGGCAGCGCCCCGGCACCTTTGTAGCCGGCGAGATGCTGGACTGGGAGGCGCCCACCGGCGGCTACTTGCTGCAGGGCTGCTTCAGCACCGGTGCCTGGGCCGCGCAGGGGGTGCTGCGGCATTTGCAGTAA
- a CDS encoding chloride channel protein, with the protein MSHHHAVHRLLRPLLVWRARHISERMYMLLLSVLVGGAAGLAAVLLKNSVHWGQEMLREGISEPSRVFALSVYPVVGITLTVLFTKFFLGGQLGRGIGPIIYNTAREGSVVPRSKLYSQLVTAFLTVTFGGSAGTEAPISVTGAALGSNAGRVLHLDRRRRRLLTGCGAAAGVAAIFNSPIAGVLFAVETILLELPAQYFIPLLISSATATVVSKALYAGQPFVLITTSWPVDAVPFYVLLGLFTAFFSVYMIRTYHWFDHFFERWPGLDWRKVLVGGAALGGLIFLFPTLYGEGYNTVELLLRGHSEHLTDSSIFSVYQDNNPWLLLVLVLFSMMLKVVATSITVGSGGNGGMFGSSLFSGALAGFFFARLINLSGLVHIPEVHFIVLGMAGTLAGVIHAPLTAIFLIAEITGGYALFVPLMVVTSSSYLITKYFEPYSVYTRKLTLKGVDVYANRDRGLLAQLDPRKLLATDFIPVRPSTTLGELVDIFRHSSRDLFPVVAAGGRLLGVVSLNSVRDALFDDAHYSTTRVRELMKDAPVVVGPADDLEHTLSLLDRYGYWALPVCEEDGRYLGFILKTDILARYRRQLIQESEA; encoded by the coding sequence ATGTCCCACCACCACGCCGTTCACCGACTGTTGCGTCCGCTGCTGGTTTGGCGGGCCCGCCACATCAGCGAACGCATGTACATGCTCCTTTTGAGTGTGTTGGTGGGCGGCGCAGCCGGTCTGGCGGCGGTGCTGCTGAAAAACTCGGTGCATTGGGGGCAGGAAATGCTGCGCGAGGGCATTTCGGAACCCAGCCGGGTGTTTGCGCTGTCCGTCTACCCGGTGGTGGGCATCACGCTCACGGTGCTCTTTACCAAGTTTTTTCTGGGCGGGCAGCTGGGCCGGGGCATCGGGCCCATCATCTACAACACGGCGCGCGAGGGCAGCGTGGTGCCGCGCTCCAAGCTGTACTCGCAGCTGGTGACGGCTTTTCTCACGGTCACGTTCGGCGGCTCGGCCGGTACCGAGGCGCCCATTTCCGTCACGGGCGCGGCCCTGGGCTCCAATGCGGGCCGGGTGCTGCACCTCGACCGGCGGCGGCGGCGCCTGCTCACGGGCTGCGGGGCGGCGGCAGGCGTGGCGGCCATCTTCAACTCGCCCATTGCGGGCGTGCTGTTTGCGGTTGAAACCATTCTGCTGGAACTGCCGGCGCAGTATTTCATTCCGCTGCTCATTTCCTCGGCCACGGCCACGGTGGTGTCGAAAGCGCTGTACGCGGGCCAGCCGTTTGTGCTCATCACCACCAGCTGGCCGGTCGACGCGGTGCCGTTTTATGTGCTGCTGGGCTTGTTTACCGCGTTTTTCTCGGTGTACATGATTCGGACCTACCATTGGTTCGACCATTTTTTTGAGCGCTGGCCAGGGCTCGACTGGCGCAAAGTTCTGGTGGGCGGCGCCGCCCTGGGCGGGCTTATCTTCCTGTTCCCCACGCTATATGGCGAGGGCTACAACACGGTGGAGCTGCTGCTGCGCGGCCACTCGGAGCACCTCACCGACAGCAGTATTTTCTCGGTGTATCAGGACAACAATCCCTGGCTGCTGCTGGTACTCGTTCTGTTCAGCATGATGCTGAAGGTGGTGGCCACCAGCATCACGGTGGGCAGCGGCGGCAACGGCGGCATGTTCGGCTCGTCGCTGTTTTCGGGGGCATTGGCGGGGTTCTTCTTCGCCCGGCTCATCAACCTGAGCGGGCTGGTGCATATTCCGGAGGTGCATTTCATTGTGCTGGGCATGGCGGGCACGCTGGCCGGCGTCATCCATGCGCCCCTCACGGCCATCTTCCTCATTGCCGAAATCACGGGCGGGTATGCGCTATTTGTGCCGCTGATGGTGGTAACCAGCTCTTCTTACCTCATCACCAAGTACTTCGAGCCTTACTCGGTGTACACGCGCAAGCTCACCCTGAAAGGAGTGGACGTGTACGCCAACCGCGACCGGGGCCTGCTGGCCCAGCTCGACCCGCGCAAGCTCCTGGCCACCGACTTTATTCCGGTGCGGCCCAGTACCACACTGGGCGAGCTGGTGGATATTTTCCGGCACTCTTCGCGCGACCTTTTCCCCGTGGTGGCGGCCGGTGGCCGGCTGCTGGGCGTGGTCAGCCTGAACTCGGTGCGCGACGCTCTGTTCGACGACGCGCACTACAGCACCACCCGCGTGCGCGAGCTGATGAAGGATGCCCCCGTGGTGGTGGGCCCCGCCGATGACCTGGAGCACACCCTCAGCCTTTTGGACCGCTACGGCTACTGGGCTTTGCCAGTGTGCGAAGAGGACGGGCGCTACCTGGGTTTCATTCTGAAAACCGACATTCTGGCCCGCTACCGGCGGCAGCTCATCCAGGAAAGCGAGGCGTGA
- a CDS encoding TetR/AcrR family transcriptional regulator — protein MTSHTKIEQAALQLFGERGYDSTSTLLIAKSAGVSEALLFKYFQSKEKLFEYLIKQGFRRIVEANRGILTEQNPRVLIENVIDLPYKLVHDEPDFWKMQDKEFNRPLVQKYFQRFMSPIDSLLQQAFKDVGADDAEMTTQLLLLIIQSLWRNLLYEHDPHLQKLGDHLKRTYLQRTPAK, from the coding sequence ATGACCAGTCATACCAAGATAGAGCAGGCAGCCCTGCAGCTTTTCGGCGAGCGTGGCTACGACAGCACCTCCACCCTGCTCATTGCCAAGAGCGCCGGCGTATCGGAGGCACTGCTGTTTAAATATTTCCAAAGCAAGGAAAAGCTGTTTGAATACCTCATCAAGCAGGGCTTCCGGCGCATCGTGGAAGCCAACCGCGGCATCCTGACCGAGCAAAACCCGCGCGTGCTGATTGAAAACGTCATCGACCTGCCCTACAAGCTGGTGCACGACGAGCCCGACTTCTGGAAAATGCAGGACAAGGAATTTAACCGGCCGCTGGTGCAGAAATATTTCCAACGCTTCATGAGCCCGATTGATAGCCTGCTGCAGCAAGCCTTCAAGGACGTGGGCGCCGACGACGCGGAAATGACCACGCAGCTGCTGCTGCTCATCATCCAAAGCCTGTGGCGCAACCTGCTCTACGAGCACGACCCCCACCTCCAGAAACTGGGGGACCACCTGAAACGCACCTATCTGCAGCGCACGCCGGCCAAATAG
- a CDS encoding nucleoside deaminase produces MQTPDSSARKDEFMQAAIDEARLGRSQGGIPIGSVLVRDGKIIGQGHNKRVQEDSAIKHGEMDCLTNAGRQRSYRDTVIYTTLMPCYMCAGTIVQFKIPKVMVGESRTFGESRAFLESHGVEVVDLDLQECVDMMNEFIEAEPTLWNEDIMEL; encoded by the coding sequence ATGCAAACCCCCGACTCCTCCGCCCGCAAAGACGAATTCATGCAAGCCGCCATCGACGAAGCCCGCCTGGGCCGCTCGCAGGGCGGTATCCCCATCGGCTCGGTGCTCGTGCGCGACGGCAAAATCATCGGCCAGGGCCACAACAAGCGCGTGCAGGAAGACTCCGCCATCAAGCACGGCGAGATGGACTGCCTCACCAACGCCGGCCGTCAGCGCAGCTACCGCGACACCGTCATCTACACCACGCTGATGCCCTGCTACATGTGCGCCGGCACCATCGTGCAGTTCAAAATTCCGAAGGTGATGGTGGGCGAAAGCCGCACCTTTGGCGAGTCGCGCGCCTTTTTGGAAAGCCACGGCGTAGAAGTGGTGGACCTCGACCTACAGGAATGCGTGGACATGATGAACGAATTCATTGAAGCCGAGCCCACGCTTTGGAACGAAGACATCATGGAGCTGTAA